The Papaver somniferum cultivar HN1 chromosome 3, ASM357369v1, whole genome shotgun sequence genome includes a region encoding these proteins:
- the LOC113358020 gene encoding OTU domain-containing protein DDB_G0284757-like, translated as MKPSRQKLKGSGMLYGRKCRTREDIEILRARIGTHLQEELPNLSVEESVNVQEREEEFPTLHGPGLDPKVMKRLSEMAPDYVTETFLADNIDEPTSHRLRLLQRLRANGLMEMEVAADGNCQFRALSDQLYHSSENHDYVRKLILNQLKSHPELYEQYVDRDYGEYLEELSRSGSWGDNVTLHAAADVLGIKIIVVTSHPNVCYYQIDPNDGEPTRVVCLSFSDGGLHYNSVHHVGEDVEEDPPDQVPIQEDASDSKDICSKHTDEAASHRQRLSASLNENEDNVKVAPAPIVTAASWKSCCALFEVLFGFKAT; from the exons ATGAAGCCTAGTAGGCAGAAACTAAAGGGTTCTGGTATGTTGTATGGAAGAAAATGCCGTACTCGTGAGGATATCGAAATACTCAGAGCTCGTATTGGTACACATTTGCAAGAAGAATTGCCAAATCTGTCTGTTGAGGAATCGGTAAATGTTCAAGAACGAGAAGAAGAGTTTCCTACACTACATGGACCTGGCCTCGACCCCAAAGTGATGAAGCGGTTGAGCGAGATGGCTCCTGATTATGTAACTGAG ACTTTTCTTGCCGATAACATTGATGAGCCGACTTCCCATCGTCTGAGGCTGCTTCAAAG ATTGAGAGCAAATGGTCTAATGGAGATGGAGGTTGCGGCTGATGGAAACTGCCAG TTTAGAGCGCTATCAGATCAATTGTATCACAGCAGTGAGAACCATGATTATGTCAGGAAGTTGATCTTGAACCAG CTGAAGTCCCATCCGGAACTGTATGAACAATATGTTGACAGGGATTATGGGGAATATTTGGAGGAGTTGTCCCG ATCTGGTAGTTGGGGGGATAACGTTACACTACATGCTGCTGCGGATGTG TTGGGAATCAAAATTATTGTGGTAACATCTCATCCCAATGTATGTTACTACCAGATTGACCCTAACGATGGAGAACCAACTCGAG TTGTTTGCTTGAGTTTCTCTGACGGGGGCTTGCATTACAATTCTGTACATCATGTTGGTGAAGATGTGGAGGAAGATCCTCCTGATCAGGTACCCATACAAGAGGATGCGTCAGATTCAAAG GATATTTGTTCTAAACATACTGATGAGGCGGCTTCTCATCGCCAAAGGCTGTCTGCCAG TCTGAATGAGAATGAAGACAATGTCAAGGTTGCACCAGCTCCAATCGTGACAGCAGCGTCGTGGAAGAGTTGCTGTGCACTCTTTGAAGTTTTATTTGGCTTCAAGGCTACTTAG